The Thiothrix subterranea genome has a segment encoding these proteins:
- a CDS encoding ABC transporter ATP-binding protein, with product MSSEFAIKVEGVGKNYRLYDKPHHRLLQMLRGEKKIYYRDFWAVKDVSFSVRKGETVGIIGCNGSGKSTLLQMICGTLTPSTGSIEINGRVAALLELGAGFNPEFTGRENVYMAASLYGLSRETIDAKMIAIIAFADILDFMDQPVKTYSSGMYVRLAFAVIAHVDADILVVDEALSVGDAFFTQKCIRFLRQFMETGTVLFVSHDTAAIVNLCSKAVLLRSGEIVEIGTPKEVTEHYLAALYEANQDIRGVDADQPETSVDAKPIPTGFGTGDAKIIAVQLLDQEGEPLSWVVGGESVMLDIRCAVFRDIQRPIVGFEFKDRLGQVIFSDNTFLAYADDALSLNAGTEVVARFEFQLPLLPSGDYSISPAIASGTQEDHIQHHWLHDAMIVRVHAQTPCLGLIGVPMKKMRLRIE from the coding sequence ATGTCCTCTGAGTTTGCGATTAAGGTGGAAGGGGTTGGCAAGAATTACCGCCTGTATGACAAGCCGCATCACCGTTTGCTGCAAATGTTGCGTGGCGAGAAGAAAATCTATTACCGGGATTTTTGGGCGGTCAAGGATGTGTCGTTTAGCGTGCGAAAAGGTGAAACGGTGGGGATTATTGGGTGTAATGGCTCCGGTAAATCGACCTTGCTCCAAATGATTTGTGGCACATTGACGCCTAGTACGGGAAGTATCGAAATCAACGGGCGTGTCGCGGCGTTATTGGAGTTGGGTGCTGGTTTTAACCCGGAATTTACCGGGCGTGAAAATGTATACATGGCAGCTTCCCTGTATGGTCTTTCACGGGAAACAATTGATGCAAAAATGATAGCTATTATTGCGTTTGCCGATATTCTTGATTTCATGGATCAGCCGGTGAAAACCTATTCTAGCGGCATGTATGTGCGTTTGGCCTTCGCGGTAATTGCACATGTGGATGCCGATATTCTGGTGGTCGATGAAGCCTTATCCGTGGGTGATGCGTTCTTTACCCAAAAATGTATCCGTTTTCTCCGGCAGTTTATGGAAACGGGTACGGTATTGTTTGTGAGTCATGATACTGCTGCTATCGTCAATTTGTGTAGTAAAGCCGTGTTATTGCGCAGTGGTGAAATTGTCGAAATCGGTACACCCAAAGAAGTTACTGAACATTATCTCGCAGCACTGTATGAAGCGAACCAAGATATTAGAGGGGTGGACGCGGATCAGCCAGAAACCAGTGTGGATGCCAAACCTATTCCGACAGGCTTTGGTACAGGTGATGCGAAAATTATAGCAGTGCAATTGCTAGATCAGGAAGGCGAGCCATTATCATGGGTGGTTGGCGGTGAGTCAGTGATGCTTGATATTCGTTGTGCCGTATTCCGTGATATTCAGCGCCCGATTGTCGGTTTTGAGTTTAAAGATCGGCTGGGTCAGGTCATCTTTTCGGATAATACTTTTTTGGCTTATGCGGATGATGCATTGTCATTGAATGCTGGTACAGAAGTGGTTGCCCGTTTTGAATTTCAATTGCCGCTGTTACCCTCTGGCGATTACAGTATTTCTCCCGCGATTGCGTCGGGAACACAAGAAGACCATATTCAGCATCATTGGTTACATGACGCGATGATTGTACGTGTTCATGCTCAAACGCCTTGTTTGGGATTAATCGGTGTGCCTATGAAAAAAATGCGTTTAAGGATTGAGTGA
- a CDS encoding glycosyltransferase family 2 protein — translation MNRSAMPAVAILLCTYNGQRYLSEQLESVATQTYPHWRMWASDDGSQDDTPSILTEYRSKWLKGRLSIVQGEARGFVANFLSLCCRDEIQADYYAFCDQDDVWETDKLQRALDCLQAVPADIPALYGSRTRLVDANNGELGLSAPFTRPPGFAHALTQNIASGNTMVFNHAAVALLRAAGSEVAVVAHDWWLYLLVSGVGGQVFYDAYPSVRYRQHGGNLVGMKTHWLARLVRLRTIREVWQGTFRAGNERQMQALQAMRAKLSPANRVILDRFMLARNRWLLPRLLGFWQSGIYREPLGSHLGLIAAAILKKI, via the coding sequence TTGAACAGAAGTGCCATGCCAGCGGTTGCTATCCTGCTCTGTACCTATAATGGTCAGCGTTACTTGAGTGAGCAACTGGAATCAGTGGCTACCCAGACCTACCCGCACTGGCGCATGTGGGCATCGGATGACGGCTCGCAAGATGATACTCCCTCAATTCTGACTGAGTATAGGTCAAAATGGCTCAAAGGGCGCTTATCTATTGTGCAAGGTGAAGCACGAGGATTTGTAGCTAACTTTTTATCGCTCTGTTGCCGTGACGAAATTCAGGCGGATTATTACGCTTTTTGTGACCAAGATGATGTGTGGGAAACGGATAAACTCCAACGGGCGCTGGATTGCTTGCAAGCAGTGCCAGCGGATATTCCGGCGCTGTATGGTTCGCGTACACGGTTGGTGGATGCGAATAATGGTGAATTGGGATTGTCTGCGCCGTTTACCCGCCCGCCGGGATTTGCTCATGCACTGACGCAAAATATCGCCAGTGGGAATACGATGGTATTTAATCATGCTGCTGTCGCGTTATTACGTGCTGCCGGAAGCGAGGTGGCAGTGGTGGCGCATGACTGGTGGTTGTATTTGTTGGTGAGTGGTGTGGGTGGACAGGTGTTTTATGATGCCTACCCCAGTGTGCGTTACCGTCAGCACGGTGGCAATCTGGTCGGGATGAAAACGCACTGGTTGGCGCGGCTGGTGCGGTTGCGCACCATTCGTGAGGTGTGGCAGGGTACTTTTCGTGCCGGTAATGAGCGGCAAATGCAGGCGTTACAAGCGATGCGTGCTAAACTTAGCCCCGCCAATCGCGTGATATTGGATCGGTTTATGTTGGCGCGAAACCGCTGGTTATTACCCCGCTTGCTGGGTTTCTGGCAATCCGGTATTTATCGCGAGCCGTTGGGGAGTCATCTGGGACTCATTGCCGCCGCTATTTTAAAAAAGATTTGA
- a CDS encoding glycoside hydrolase family 99-like domain-containing protein: protein MDFTGERFMPEVHGNIELEHLHRYLLASKVVAGKTVLDIASGEGYGSAMMAQTALDIIGVDISHEAVIHAQTKYQRDNLEYRQGSCSAIPLDDASVDVVVSFETIEHHDEHDAMMREIKRVLRPSGVLIISNPDKLEFTDKPGTLNPHHIKELYRDEFTALLDEHFKHRCVYGQRVVYGSAILCEDGLSPTGSYEVADANLSEIPGVPYAMYLIAVASDADIALPVLNSGILEQRIEDTEITRFWRGLMAERDAQISSLVMERNNLIAERDCLTIERNSLAAEREGMLSSISFKVTKPLRVMRPYVVKTYQFTRKVISVWAKHLWQQLPISPQQKAVLKDKLFKAMPPQLVSWSRTYRSWAVVEDDDDWDDLPLMPAHGNVLAMGAYVPLLQVPPPESVPVKLIAFYLPQFHAIAENNAWWGEGFTEWTNVKPAQPQFVGHYQPHVPDELGYYDLLNSSVQQRQVALAKLYGVGGFCFYTYWFGGKLLLEKPVENYLKDRSLDLPFCLCWANENWSRRWDGLESELLMTQQHSPEDDLHFIQYVAQYMRDERYIRINGKPLLLVYRPSLLPSAKDTTKCWREWCAQNGIGEIYLAYTQSFEAVNPKKYGFDAAIEFPPNNVPLANLADTVKPLNERFTGKVYDWRAFVKRSRHYKKPAYPLFRSVCPAWDNTARRKHNGTIYINSTPEYYQEWLSNAVADTCERVHNSEERLVFVNAWNEWAEGAHLEPDQHYGYAYLEATRRALTNEGSFNSAGKILVVSHDAHPHGAQFLALGMVRALKHDLHFDVEVVLLGDGRLEKEFAALANIHKVDIPAQGEGELVKLANALMQRGYTKAIVNTTVAGCVIPVFQDAGIESICLVHELPGVIQQYHLEDCTKKIAEHAKTVVFPAQTVADGFAQFAQVDEGKQVIRPQGLYRRNQWRLEKKLARSTLREHLGLDADTKIVLTVGYADHRKGVDLFVECALQILAQRKDVDFVWVGHWEQGMQEQIEALLATNPYKNRIHFVGFHSETALFYAASDVYALTSREDPFPSVVLESFDAGVPVVAFAGTGGASILVEKVGGLVAPELDVAAFSSAIKQLLDDAALSASLGDAAQNHVDEHFAFRPYLFDLCEMLGVTIPKVSVIVPNYNYAQYIEQRLASIYRQSIPVFELILLDDASTDQSIPAISKWLAATQTEAKVVVNDKNSGNVFAQWQKGIALAKGDYIWIAEADDLSDPNFLQTVLPPLVSAEAVLSYCESQQINAQGMVMAKNYQDYLSVVSPDKWKHAYALNGHEECASSLAVLNTIPNVSAVVFKSAVIKKVFSENFDEIKSYQKAGDWVVYMHVLAQGNIAYSPTAANRHRRHENSVIAGKGRQLLLEEIGKVQQLYAAHYPVTENARLKAANYLNYLKKEILL, encoded by the coding sequence ATGGATTTTACCGGCGAGCGTTTTATGCCAGAGGTGCATGGCAATATCGAATTAGAACATCTGCACCGTTACTTATTGGCGAGCAAAGTTGTTGCGGGTAAAACCGTGCTGGATATTGCCAGTGGTGAAGGATATGGCAGCGCAATGATGGCGCAAACCGCGCTCGACATTATCGGTGTGGATATTTCCCATGAGGCAGTGATACACGCGCAAACCAAGTATCAGCGTGATAATTTGGAGTACCGGCAAGGCTCGTGTTCCGCTATTCCACTGGATGATGCGAGTGTGGATGTGGTGGTGAGTTTTGAAACTATCGAACATCACGATGAACACGACGCGATGATGCGTGAAATCAAGCGGGTATTGCGTCCTAGTGGTGTGCTGATTATTTCCAACCCCGACAAGCTGGAATTCACCGATAAACCGGGTACGCTTAATCCGCATCACATTAAAGAATTGTACCGCGATGAATTTACCGCATTGTTGGATGAGCATTTTAAGCACCGTTGTGTATACGGGCAACGGGTGGTGTATGGCTCGGCGATTTTATGTGAAGACGGTTTAAGCCCGACGGGCAGTTATGAAGTGGCGGATGCGAACTTGTCTGAAATACCCGGCGTGCCTTATGCCATGTATTTAATTGCGGTGGCATCGGATGCAGATATTGCCTTACCGGTATTAAATAGCGGAATTTTGGAACAGCGTATTGAAGATACGGAGATTACCCGTTTTTGGCGTGGGCTAATGGCAGAGCGCGATGCACAGATTAGCAGCCTTGTGATGGAGCGCAACAACCTTATCGCAGAGCGGGACTGCCTTACTATCGAGCGCAATAGCCTTGCAGCAGAGCGAGAAGGTATGTTGAGTTCTATTAGCTTTAAAGTCACCAAACCATTGCGGGTAATGCGTCCTTATGTTGTAAAAACGTATCAGTTTACCCGTAAGGTCATTTCCGTTTGGGCGAAACACCTGTGGCAACAATTACCGATTTCACCCCAGCAAAAGGCCGTGTTGAAAGATAAACTATTTAAGGCTATGCCGCCGCAGTTAGTGAGTTGGAGTCGTACTTACCGCAGTTGGGCCGTTGTGGAAGACGATGATGATTGGGATGATCTGCCGTTAATGCCAGCGCACGGCAATGTGTTGGCAATGGGCGCGTATGTGCCGTTACTGCAAGTACCTCCCCCGGAAAGTGTGCCGGTGAAGTTAATTGCATTTTACCTCCCACAATTTCATGCGATTGCGGAAAATAATGCGTGGTGGGGTGAAGGCTTTACCGAATGGACAAACGTTAAACCCGCGCAACCGCAATTTGTAGGACATTATCAACCGCATGTGCCGGATGAATTGGGTTATTACGATTTGCTGAATTCAAGCGTACAGCAGCGCCAAGTGGCGTTGGCGAAACTCTATGGTGTTGGCGGGTTCTGCTTCTATACTTATTGGTTTGGTGGCAAATTATTGCTGGAAAAACCGGTTGAGAATTACCTCAAAGATCGCAGTCTCGATTTGCCATTCTGCTTGTGCTGGGCGAATGAAAACTGGAGCCGTCGCTGGGATGGTTTGGAAAGTGAGTTGCTAATGACTCAGCAACATTCACCGGAAGATGATCTGCACTTTATCCAATATGTCGCGCAATACATGCGTGATGAGCGCTACATTCGCATTAATGGTAAGCCATTATTGTTGGTGTATCGGCCTAGTTTGTTGCCGTCCGCGAAAGACACCACAAAATGCTGGCGTGAGTGGTGTGCGCAGAATGGCATTGGTGAGATCTACCTTGCGTACACGCAATCTTTTGAGGCAGTGAATCCGAAGAAATACGGTTTTGATGCGGCGATTGAGTTTCCACCGAATAATGTGCCATTAGCTAATCTAGCCGATACGGTTAAGCCGTTAAACGAGCGTTTTACGGGGAAGGTTTACGATTGGCGTGCTTTTGTGAAACGTTCGCGTCATTATAAAAAGCCTGCTTACCCGCTGTTTAGAAGTGTTTGTCCCGCTTGGGACAATACGGCACGTCGCAAGCACAATGGCACGATTTATATCAATAGTACACCAGAGTATTACCAAGAATGGTTGAGCAATGCTGTGGCGGATACTTGTGAACGTGTGCATAACTCCGAGGAACGATTGGTATTTGTGAATGCGTGGAATGAATGGGCCGAAGGGGCGCATTTAGAACCGGATCAGCATTACGGTTATGCTTACCTTGAAGCGACCCGTCGCGCTTTAACTAACGAGGGAAGTTTTAACAGTGCCGGTAAAATCTTGGTGGTGTCGCATGATGCGCATCCGCATGGAGCACAATTTTTGGCACTGGGCATGGTGCGAGCATTAAAGCACGATTTACATTTTGATGTGGAAGTGGTGTTGCTCGGTGATGGGCGGTTGGAAAAAGAATTTGCAGCACTTGCTAATATCCACAAGGTCGATATTCCGGCACAAGGTGAGGGAGAGCTGGTTAAGCTTGCCAATGCATTGATGCAGCGGGGTTACACAAAAGCAATAGTCAATACCACAGTTGCCGGGTGTGTAATTCCTGTGTTTCAGGATGCAGGAATAGAGAGTATTTGTCTGGTGCATGAATTGCCGGGCGTTATTCAGCAATATCATCTCGAAGACTGTACTAAGAAAATTGCTGAACACGCTAAAACCGTGGTATTTCCGGCGCAAACCGTTGCAGATGGGTTTGCCCAATTTGCCCAAGTGGATGAGGGTAAGCAGGTTATTCGCCCCCAGGGTTTGTACCGCAGGAATCAATGGCGGCTTGAGAAAAAGCTGGCAAGATCCACCTTGCGTGAGCATTTGGGATTGGATGCCGATACTAAAATTGTCCTGACAGTTGGCTATGCTGACCACAGGAAGGGGGTCGATTTATTCGTTGAGTGTGCCCTGCAAATATTGGCGCAACGCAAGGACGTTGATTTTGTCTGGGTTGGGCATTGGGAGCAGGGAATGCAGGAGCAGATTGAAGCCCTGCTTGCTACCAACCCTTATAAAAACCGGATTCACTTTGTTGGCTTCCATTCTGAAACCGCCTTATTTTATGCAGCTTCAGATGTTTATGCGTTGACTTCACGGGAAGACCCGTTTCCCAGTGTCGTGCTGGAGTCTTTTGACGCCGGTGTTCCTGTAGTGGCATTTGCAGGTACTGGCGGCGCATCCATCTTGGTCGAAAAAGTTGGTGGGTTGGTTGCGCCTGAACTGGATGTGGCGGCATTTTCATCTGCAATCAAGCAATTGCTCGATGACGCTGCATTGTCTGCGAGTTTGGGTGATGCTGCTCAAAACCATGTGGATGAGCATTTCGCTTTTCGTCCCTATTTGTTTGATTTGTGCGAGATGTTGGGCGTAACAATCCCGAAAGTTTCGGTGATAGTGCCAAATTACAATTATGCACAGTACATTGAGCAGCGGCTGGCGAGTATTTACAGGCAATCTATTCCTGTCTTTGAACTGATCTTGTTGGATGACGCTTCGACCGATCAAAGTATTCCCGCCATCTCGAAGTGGTTGGCGGCAACCCAGACTGAGGCCAAAGTCGTTGTTAATGACAAGAACTCTGGCAATGTGTTTGCGCAGTGGCAGAAGGGTATTGCTCTGGCAAAAGGTGACTATATCTGGATTGCCGAGGCGGATGATCTCAGTGATCCGAATTTTCTTCAAACGGTTTTGCCACCCTTGGTGTCTGCGGAGGCTGTGTTAAGTTATTGCGAGTCTCAGCAAATCAATGCCCAAGGCATGGTTATGGCTAAAAACTATCAGGATTATTTGAGTGTCGTGTCCCCGGATAAATGGAAACATGCTTATGCCCTTAATGGTCATGAAGAATGTGCTTCGTCGCTCGCCGTATTAAATACCATCCCCAATGTCAGTGCGGTAGTATTTAAAAGTGCTGTCATTAAGAAGGTTTTTAGTGAAAACTTTGATGAAATTAAGTCTTACCAAAAGGCTGGTGATTGGGTTGTGTATATGCATGTTCTCGCGCAAGGGAATATTGCTTATTCCCCTACAGCGGCAAATCGCCATCGGCGGCATGAAAACAGTGTGATTGCTGGAAAAGGCCGTCAGCTTTTGCTGGAAGAGATAGGTAAGGTTCAACAGTTGTATGCAGCACATTACCCAGTTACTGAAAATGCTAGGTTAAAAGCTGCTAATTATCTGAATTACCTTAAAAAAGAAATTTTATTGTGA
- a CDS encoding acyltransferase family protein codes for MAEHQVRHLDSIESLRGVAALMVLLYHLAELVKISVPESMGFIPARFGLGVPLFYTLSGFVLAYGYADKLSGRVQIYRFYIRRLFRIAPLFYTMLVLWLMANWVVWDKTFSFQTLFLNVSFLFGLVPGQHESIVWAGWSIGIEMLFYLMFPVFAVLIPSLRAALIGFVVACILSTSIYNAYSVAGLGSYAYMNLGTHLPFFIAGITCFRLWQAMAFARSPVLGWLLLGISMILAITVASSDRLDTALIQIGFDRGIWAIVFGLLLLSACYARNPVLESFPLRHLGQLSFSIYLLHPMIMVALIKLEFPAHIAALTGGGMAGFLCAALIAISLVWTLSTLSFRFVEKPGIEFGRNLLRA; via the coding sequence ATGGCAGAACATCAGGTAAGGCATCTCGATTCGATTGAATCACTGCGTGGGGTCGCTGCCCTGATGGTGCTGCTGTATCACTTGGCGGAGTTGGTCAAGATTTCCGTGCCTGAATCGATGGGGTTCATTCCTGCCCGTTTTGGTCTGGGGGTTCCTCTGTTTTACACACTCAGCGGCTTCGTACTCGCGTATGGTTATGCGGATAAACTCTCTGGTCGAGTACAAATCTACCGTTTCTACATACGCCGTCTGTTCAGGATTGCCCCGCTGTTTTACACCATGCTGGTTCTGTGGCTTATGGCTAATTGGGTGGTGTGGGATAAGACATTTTCATTCCAAACCCTGTTTCTCAACGTCAGCTTTCTATTTGGCCTGGTTCCGGGGCAGCATGAAAGCATTGTCTGGGCGGGTTGGTCGATTGGCATTGAAATGCTGTTCTATTTGATGTTCCCCGTGTTTGCCGTACTGATTCCTAGCTTGCGTGCAGCACTGATTGGATTCGTGGTGGCCTGTATATTGTCCACCTCAATCTACAATGCTTATTCGGTAGCGGGGCTTGGCAGTTATGCCTACATGAACCTCGGAACGCATTTGCCTTTTTTCATAGCCGGAATCACCTGTTTCAGGCTATGGCAGGCAATGGCGTTCGCTCGCTCTCCTGTGCTGGGATGGCTGTTGCTGGGGATCTCCATGATTCTCGCTATCACCGTGGCAAGCTCAGATCGATTGGACACGGCACTGATACAGATTGGTTTTGATCGAGGCATCTGGGCGATTGTATTCGGCCTGCTGCTGCTTTCGGCCTGCTATGCCCGCAATCCTGTGCTTGAAAGTTTCCCGTTGCGTCACTTGGGGCAATTAAGCTTTAGCATCTATTTACTGCATCCCATGATAATGGTAGCACTGATCAAACTGGAGTTTCCTGCTCATATCGCAGCACTGACGGGTGGTGGCATGGCAGGTTTTCTGTGTGCGGCACTGATAGCGATTAGCCTAGTTTGGACTTTGAGCACCTTGAGTTTCCGCTTCGTGGAGAAGCCGGGCATTGAATTCGGACGAAACTTGCTTCGAGCTTAA
- a CDS encoding ABC transporter permease: MSKRDVLGRYRGSMIGMAWSFFNPLFMLAVYTFVFSVVFESRWGVDTSESRGSFAVILFAGLVVHGLLAECVNRAPGLILSNANYVKKVVFPLEILPWVTLVSALFHTGISLLVLLIAELILMQHVPWTVLLLPLVWLPFVMGIMGISWFLAALGVYVRDVAQITGLVTTVLLFMSPVFYPLSRLPEHFQTVLLLNPLTFMIEQTREVVIWGNAPDWGGLLLYSVVACLISWLGFVWFQKTRGGFADVL, encoded by the coding sequence ATGAGTAAACGCGATGTGTTAGGGCGTTACCGTGGCTCCATGATTGGGATGGCTTGGTCGTTCTTTAACCCGCTGTTTATGCTGGCGGTCTACACCTTTGTGTTCAGCGTGGTGTTTGAATCACGTTGGGGTGTGGATACCAGCGAAAGTCGCGGGAGTTTCGCGGTTATTTTGTTCGCAGGTCTGGTGGTACACGGTTTGTTGGCGGAATGTGTGAATCGTGCGCCCGGTTTGATTTTGTCCAATGCCAATTATGTGAAAAAAGTGGTGTTTCCCTTGGAAATCTTGCCGTGGGTTACGTTGGTATCGGCGTTATTTCATACCGGCATCAGCTTGTTGGTGTTGCTGATAGCTGAGCTTATTTTGATGCAGCATGTGCCTTGGACGGTGCTGTTGTTGCCATTGGTGTGGCTGCCGTTTGTCATGGGCATTATGGGGATTAGTTGGTTTTTGGCGGCGCTGGGGGTGTATGTGCGTGATGTGGCGCAAATTACCGGCTTGGTGACGACGGTGTTGCTGTTTATGAGTCCGGTGTTTTACCCCTTGTCTAGATTGCCCGAACATTTCCAAACCGTGCTCTTGCTGAATCCCTTGACGTTTATGATTGAGCAAACGCGGGAAGTGGTGATATGGGGCAACGCGCCGGATTGGGGTGGTTTGTTGCTCTACAGTGTGGTGGCGTGTTTGATCTCTTGGCTGGGGTTTGTGTGGTTCCAGAAAACCAGAGGAGGGTTTGCGGATGTCCTCTGA
- a CDS encoding glycosyltransferase, producing the protein MQVALVHEWFNEVAGSEKCVGEFNTLYPDADIFALVDWLDDASRQSLLGGKQTQTSFIQRLPFARKHFRQYLPLFPIAIEQFNLDKYDLVLSSSHLVAKGALTHHGQLHVCYCHTPVRYAWDMYHDYLRGGNLQNSSIKSWLSRRTLHHLRLWDVLSSNRVDHFIANSHYIRKRIQKIYRREAHVIYPPVDTNRFSLVTDKDDYYLAFSRLVPYKRIDLIVQAFAHTKRKLVVVGNGPEMEKLRGMATPNIEFLGFQDDQRVAILMQQAKALVFAALEDFGIIPVEAQACGTPVICLNQGGTAETVLHGKTGIHFQEQSVAAIRQAVDEFEARQTQLLDAASISEFAQQFSVTRFRQDINQHIAQLLEQKI; encoded by the coding sequence ATGCAAGTAGCACTCGTGCATGAATGGTTTAACGAAGTCGCCGGTTCGGAAAAGTGCGTGGGAGAATTCAATACACTCTACCCTGACGCGGATATTTTCGCCTTGGTCGACTGGCTGGACGATGCCAGCCGCCAATCGCTGTTGGGCGGCAAACAAACGCAAACCTCGTTCATTCAACGGCTGCCATTTGCGCGTAAACATTTTCGCCAATACCTGCCGCTGTTTCCGATTGCGATTGAACAATTCAATTTGGATAAATACGACTTGGTGCTGTCTTCGTCGCATTTGGTTGCTAAAGGCGCATTGACGCATCATGGGCAATTGCATGTGTGTTACTGCCATACGCCGGTGCGCTATGCGTGGGATATGTACCATGATTATTTGCGCGGCGGTAATCTGCAAAATAGCAGCATTAAATCTTGGCTGAGTCGGCGTACCTTGCACCATTTGCGCCTGTGGGATGTGCTAAGCAGTAATCGCGTCGACCATTTCATCGCCAATTCGCATTACATTCGCAAACGCATTCAGAAAATTTACCGCCGCGAAGCGCACGTCATCTATCCGCCGGTTGATACCAACCGCTTCAGCTTAGTGACGGATAAGGATGATTATTATCTAGCCTTTTCACGTTTAGTCCCCTACAAGCGTATCGACTTGATTGTGCAAGCCTTTGCACACACGAAGCGTAAATTGGTGGTGGTAGGCAATGGCCCGGAAATGGAAAAACTGCGCGGCATGGCCACTCCGAATATCGAGTTTCTCGGTTTTCAGGATGATCAACGGGTCGCCATCTTAATGCAGCAAGCGAAAGCCTTGGTATTTGCCGCACTGGAAGATTTCGGGATTATCCCGGTCGAAGCGCAAGCCTGCGGCACGCCGGTGATTTGCTTGAATCAAGGCGGAACGGCTGAAACCGTGCTTCACGGCAAAACCGGCATTCATTTTCAAGAACAAAGCGTGGCAGCGATTCGCCAAGCGGTGGATGAATTTGAAGCTCGCCAAACCCAGTTGCTGGATGCCGCCAGCATCAGTGAATTTGCGCAACAATTTTCCGTCACGCGCTTTCGGCAGGACATTAATCAACATATTGCGCAACTGCTAGAGCAGAAAATATAG
- a CDS encoding glycosyltransferase: MKVIHVAESFAAGVLHFVAQLTHAMPEHEHIVIHGKRPDTPNNYASLFSKKVKLLVWHGVSRDISPLGDVLALLRLMRLLSKHDADVIHLHSSKAGFLGRIAAKLLWQSGKVIYTPHGVAFLRQDVTSLKQTLFIGLEKVASLCSGQVIACSASEAASFHAHGIAADYINNGITCARLPESALSKSDDAPCTIAVVGRISNQKNPARFNAIAQAFANEPQFRFVWVGDGELRHLLTAPNIRCTGWVSTKEVAQELQMADIYLSTSSWEGLPLSGLEAMCYRLPMVLSECTGHTDLVQDGRNGYLFQHDDTAVLALKTLADDAALRERLGCASRELLEQQFTVQQMADSYRRIYIHSSSEQQPIGHDASTFTEFKNPSPKV; encoded by the coding sequence ATGAAGGTTATCCACGTAGCCGAATCATTCGCCGCAGGTGTACTACATTTTGTTGCCCAACTGACTCATGCCATGCCGGAACATGAGCATATTGTCATTCACGGCAAGCGCCCTGATACGCCCAATAATTACGCAAGTCTTTTTTCTAAAAAGGTAAAATTGTTAGTCTGGCACGGTGTCAGTCGTGACATTTCTCCATTGGGCGATGTATTGGCGTTGTTGCGCCTAATGCGTTTATTGAGCAAACACGATGCGGACGTTATTCATCTGCATTCTTCCAAGGCGGGTTTTTTGGGGCGTATTGCGGCAAAATTGCTCTGGCAATCTGGCAAGGTTATTTATACACCACACGGGGTTGCCTTCCTGCGCCAAGACGTGACTTCGCTCAAACAAACGCTGTTTATTGGCTTGGAAAAGGTCGCCAGTTTATGCAGCGGTCAGGTGATTGCGTGCTCGGCTTCGGAAGCGGCGAGCTTCCACGCCCACGGCATTGCCGCCGATTACATTAACAATGGCATTACTTGTGCACGGCTACCGGAATCTGCTTTGAGCAAATCGGATGATGCGCCGTGCACCATTGCGGTGGTTGGCAGAATTTCTAACCAGAAAAATCCGGCGCGTTTTAATGCGATTGCACAAGCATTCGCCAATGAACCCCAATTCCGCTTTGTTTGGGTCGGCGATGGTGAATTGCGTCACTTGTTGACCGCACCGAATATTCGCTGCACTGGCTGGGTCAGCACCAAAGAAGTCGCGCAAGAATTGCAGATGGCTGACATTTACTTATCCACGTCGTCGTGGGAAGGCTTGCCACTGTCAGGGTTAGAAGCGATGTGTTATCGCTTACCGATGGTGTTGAGCGAATGCACCGGGCATACCGATCTTGTGCAAGATGGGCGCAATGGCTATTTGTTCCAGCATGATGACACGGCGGTATTGGCACTCAAGACGCTGGCAGATGATGCTGCGCTGCGTGAGCGGCTGGGGTGTGCCAGCCGGGAATTGTTGGAACAGCAGTTTACGGTGCAGCAGATGGCGGATAGTTATCGGCGGATTTATATTCACAGTAGCAGTGAGCAGCAACCGATTGGTCATGACGCCTCAACGTTTACCGAGTTTAAAAACCCAAGCCCGAAAGTGTGA